In Notamacropus eugenii isolate mMacEug1 chromosome 1, mMacEug1.pri_v2, whole genome shotgun sequence, one genomic interval encodes:
- the NOB1 gene encoding RNA-binding protein NOB1 isoform X3 translates to MTEFSKKTGDYPSLSATDIQVLALTYQLEAELVGVAHLKKEPEAKVKVSSSVLHPENPLHVPGFHLPSKPKLPEEAVCHVPPAAEPAENLEYNSFLFWRNPLPDIDVDLQELMAGEEQSVLSEEEGNGRGQKSEGSAEEDEDEDGDDEDEDEEEDGGWITPSNIKQVQQELGQYDSPDNVQVGCVTTDFAMQNVLLQMGLHVLAVNGMLIREARSYILRCHGCFKTTSDMTRVFCAHCGNRTLKKVAVTVNDDGSLHMHFSRNPKVLNARGLRYSLPAPKGGKHANNPHLTEDQRFPQQRLSRKARQKTNVFDPDYIAGVSPFVENDIYSRAATLQIRDSALGAGRRRLNPNASTKKFVKKR, encoded by the exons a TGACTGAATTTTCCAAGAAGACTGGTGATTACCCCAGCCTTTCAGCTACAGATATCCAAGTGTTGGCCTTGACTTACCAGTTGGAGGCAGAGCTTGTGGGGGTGGCTCACCTGAAGAAAGAGCCAGAAGCAAAG GTTAAAGTGAGTTCGTCAGTGCTGCATCCAGAAAATCCTCTCCATGTTCCTGGTTTTCACTTGCCTTCCAAG CCCAAACTTCCAGAGGAAGCAGTATGTCATGTGCCTCCTGCTGCCGAGCCTGCTGAGAACCTAGAGTATAATTCCTTTCTGTTCTGGAGAAACCCTTTGCCCGATATTGATGTGGATCTTCAGGAGTTGATG GCTGGAGAAGAACAGAGTGTCCTAAGTGAGGAAGAAGGTAATGGACGAGGACAAAAGAGTGAAGGTAGTGctgaggaggatgaggatgaggatggggatgatgaagatgaagatgaagaagaagatggaggaTGGATAACACCCAGCAATATTAAACAAGTCCAGCAAGAACTGGGGCAGTATGATAGTCCTGATAATGTCCAGGTTGGCTGTGTAACCACAGACTTTGCTATGCAG AATGTTCTGCTCCAGATGGGGCTCCATGTGCTGGCAGTGAATGGGATGCTCATCCGAGAGGCCAGAAGCTACATACTGCGTTGTCATGGCTGCTTCAA GACTACCTCCGACATGACCAGGGTATTCTGTGCTCATTGTGGaaatagaacactgaaaaaagtGGCCGTGACAGTCAATGACGATGGCAGTCTTCACATGCACTTCTCCCGGAACCCCAAGGTGCTGAATGCACGTGGCCTTCGG TATTCCCTGCCTGCTCCCAAAGGAGGAAAGCATGCCAACAACCCCCACCTGACGGAGGACCAGCGGTTCCCACAGCAGCGACTGTCCCGGAAGGCCAGGCAGAAGACCAATGTGTTCGATCCTGATTACATAGCGGGGGTGTCTCCCTTCGTAGAGAATGACATCTATAGCCGGGCGGCCACACTCCAGATCAGAGACAGTGCGCTGGGGGCTGGACGGAGGCGGCTGAACCCCAATGCTTCAACAAAGAAATTTGTgaaaaagagatga
- the NOB1 gene encoding RNA-binding protein NOB1 isoform X1 yields MVRVEHVVADAGAFLRDAALQDIGKTIYTIREVVTEIRDKATRRRLAVLPYELHFKQPCPEYVRLVTEFSKKTGDYPSLSATDIQVLALTYQLEAELVGVAHLKKEPEAKVKVSSSVLHPENPLHVPGFHLPSKPKLPEEAVCHVPPAAEPAENLEYNSFLFWRNPLPDIDVDLQELMAGEEQSVLSEEEGNGRGQKSEGSAEEDEDEDGDDEDEDEEEDGGWITPSNIKQVQQELGQYDSPDNVQVGCVTTDFAMQNVLLQMGLHVLAVNGMLIREARSYILRCHGCFKTTSDMTRVFCAHCGNRTLKKVAVTVNDDGSLHMHFSRNPKVLNARGLRYSLPAPKGGKHANNPHLTEDQRFPQQRLSRKARQKTNVFDPDYIAGVSPFVENDIYSRAATLQIRDSALGAGRRRLNPNASTKKFVKKR; encoded by the exons ATGGTGCGGGTGGAGCACGTTGTGGCGGACGCCGGGGCCTTCCTGCGGGACGCGGCGCTGCAG GACATCGGGAAAACCATCTACACCATCCGGGAGGTGGTGACCGAGATCCGCGACAAGGCGACCCGGCGGCGCCTCGCCGTGCTGCCCTACGAGCTGCACTtcaagcagccctgccccgagtACGTGAGGCTGG TGACTGAATTTTCCAAGAAGACTGGTGATTACCCCAGCCTTTCAGCTACAGATATCCAAGTGTTGGCCTTGACTTACCAGTTGGAGGCAGAGCTTGTGGGGGTGGCTCACCTGAAGAAAGAGCCAGAAGCAAAG GTTAAAGTGAGTTCGTCAGTGCTGCATCCAGAAAATCCTCTCCATGTTCCTGGTTTTCACTTGCCTTCCAAG CCCAAACTTCCAGAGGAAGCAGTATGTCATGTGCCTCCTGCTGCCGAGCCTGCTGAGAACCTAGAGTATAATTCCTTTCTGTTCTGGAGAAACCCTTTGCCCGATATTGATGTGGATCTTCAGGAGTTGATG GCTGGAGAAGAACAGAGTGTCCTAAGTGAGGAAGAAGGTAATGGACGAGGACAAAAGAGTGAAGGTAGTGctgaggaggatgaggatgaggatggggatgatgaagatgaagatgaagaagaagatggaggaTGGATAACACCCAGCAATATTAAACAAGTCCAGCAAGAACTGGGGCAGTATGATAGTCCTGATAATGTCCAGGTTGGCTGTGTAACCACAGACTTTGCTATGCAG AATGTTCTGCTCCAGATGGGGCTCCATGTGCTGGCAGTGAATGGGATGCTCATCCGAGAGGCCAGAAGCTACATACTGCGTTGTCATGGCTGCTTCAA GACTACCTCCGACATGACCAGGGTATTCTGTGCTCATTGTGGaaatagaacactgaaaaaagtGGCCGTGACAGTCAATGACGATGGCAGTCTTCACATGCACTTCTCCCGGAACCCCAAGGTGCTGAATGCACGTGGCCTTCGG TATTCCCTGCCTGCTCCCAAAGGAGGAAAGCATGCCAACAACCCCCACCTGACGGAGGACCAGCGGTTCCCACAGCAGCGACTGTCCCGGAAGGCCAGGCAGAAGACCAATGTGTTCGATCCTGATTACATAGCGGGGGTGTCTCCCTTCGTAGAGAATGACATCTATAGCCGGGCGGCCACACTCCAGATCAGAGACAGTGCGCTGGGGGCTGGACGGAGGCGGCTGAACCCCAATGCTTCAACAAAGAAATTTGTgaaaaagagatga